The region GAGAGAGCCCACGAGCGTCGATTTTCCGTGGTCTACGTGTCCGGCGGTGCCGACGACGATGTGGTCGTCGTCCGTATCGAGGACGGCACCCTCGCAGACGGTGGCGACGCCGACGAGTCCGCGTTCGGCGCTATCGTCTCCGACGCCCCACGTCTCCACGTCGTCGATGTGCGCGCCGGCCTCCTCGGCCAGCAAGGAGAGGACGTCCATCGATTCGGAGAACGCCGCGGGACTGATGCCCGCGATGCCGCCGTCGTCCGTGACGCCGACCACGTACGTCGCTTTACCGTCGCCGGACAGGACGCGGTGTCGGAGTTGGGCGGCCAGACTCTCCATCCGGCCGTCCGAGAGGTGGACGTCCCGGGAGAGCCGTTCCTTGAACTCGATGCTTCCGCCCTCCTCTTCTCCGCGCTCTAGGGCCTCTTCGAGAACGGCCCGGTCCGCGCTCATAGCCGCGGGTAGGTAACCATCCGCTAAAACCCTTTCCGTGACTTGGTTACCCATGTCACAATAGAATATTGGGCTTTCGGACCCTCTTCTGCACCGAATTTAGCCGGGGAAGACAGTATCTGCCACGAACCTGTCTGTCGAACGGAGTCCGTCGCCGAACCCGTCGAAAACTCCGGGGCCGCCCGAACCCGGTCGGCCGCCGCCCGTCAATCGCTGAGTCGTTCGTACGCGCGGTTGACGCGCTTGAACGTCTCCTCGTCGCCCGAGTCGGTGTCCGGGTGGACTTCCTTCACCCGGTTTCGGTAGGCCCGCTTTACCTCGTCGTCCGTGGCGTCGGCGTCGAGTCCGAGCGTCCGGTACGCCTCCGCCTCCGACGGTTCGTTCGAGGGACGGGGGCCGACGGTCCTCTGCCGGCCGCCGCCCGTCCGCCGCCCGCCGTCGGCGGTTCCGCCCGCACTCGCCGCCCGGCGTCCCGGTCCGAACCCCTCGAACCCGCCGGGACCCCTGGACGCGTCGTTGGCCCGGCGTTCCCCCGCCGTTCGCTGACGCGCCCGCGTCCGCGTTCGCGCTTCGAGGCGACCGCTGGCGTGGTACCACAGGAAGTAGGTGGCGACGCCGAACGGCACCGCGACGGCGAAGAGAAACAGTTGGTACGCGAGTGCGAGGACGACGAAGAGCGTAGTGAGACCTGCGAACACCGCGGCGAGGCCGATGAGAAGCCGGTCTCTGTCCACGCTCTCCGTTCGAAGCGCAGGACCGTAAGCGTCTCGCCGACGGCCCCCGGACTCAAGTTCTGCGAGTCCATCCCCTCGATATGAGCCGTTCCAGCCTGTGCGAGATATGCGAGTCGCGCCCGGCCACCAACGTCTGCCCGCGATGCGGCGCGCAGGTGTGTGATCAGGACTTCGACTCCGAGCACCGGATGTGCGAGTCCTGCCTCTCGTCGGTCCAAGGAGAAGACGACGTGAGTCCGGGGTACGACGACGGCCCCGGCGGCGGCGTGAGCGACTGAGACGGCCGAGCGTCCGAAACTGCGCCGCTACTCCGCCGCCTCGCGGTGTCGGTTCAGCCGCATCTTCAGTTTCCGGGCCGCCTGCCCGGACGCCTTCGCGAACGACTCCCCGGCGTCCTCGCCCGCGAAGATGATGCCCCGCGAGGAGTTCACGAGGCCGACGCCGTCGGCGAGTCCGTACTCGACGGCGGCCTCCGCGTCGCCGCCCTGCGCGCCGATGCCGGGGACGAGGAACGGCAGGTCGGGCACCTGTTCTCGAAGCGACTCCAGTTCCTCGGGGGCCGTCGCGCCGACGACGAGGCCGACGTTCCCGTGTTCGTTCCACAGGTCCGCGAGGGCGGCGACGCGTTCGTAGACGGCCTCTCCGCTCGACAGTTCGAGGTCCTGTAAGTCCGACCCGCCGGGGTTCGACGTGCGACAGAGGATGAAGACGCCCTTCTCCGATCTGTCGAGGAACGGTTGCAGCGAGTCCCGCCCCATGTACGGGTTGACGGTGATGGCGTCCGCCTCGTCCAGCAACGCCGCGTACTTCCGCGTCGTGTTGCCGATGTCGGCGCGTTTCGCGTCCAGTAGGACGGGCACGTCCTTCCCGTGGGCGTAGGCGATGGTCTCCCGGAGCGACCGCCACCCCTCGGCGTCCTCGTAGAACGCGGCGTTCGGCTTGTAGCAGGCGGCGTGTTCGTGCGTCTCGTCGATGATGCGCCGGTTGAACGCCCACCGCGGGAGGTCTTTCTCCTTGAGGTGGTCGGGGATTCGGGAGCGGTCGGGGTCCAAGCCGACGGAGACGACGCTGTCGACCCGGTCGATACGGTCGCGGAGGCGGTCGAAGAACGACTGCGGCATCGACGTTGCTGTGCGCCGCGCCGACAAGGGGTTTACTCTTCGCTCGCGTCGCCGGTCGAGTCGCGGAGGCCGTCGTAGACGACGCGCCCGCCGACGACGGTGGCCGCCACGTCGATGTCGCGGAGGGTGTTCGGATGCTCCCACGGCGACTCCTCCAGGACGACGAGGTCCGCCGCCTTCCCGGGTTCGACGGTTCCGAGGCGATCCTCGTCGAATCCCGCGTACGCCGCACCCGAGGTGTACGCCCGGAGGGCCTCCGTCACGCCGAGTCGTTGGTCCTCGTCGGGCGCGTTCACCGCGTGGTGGACGCCGAGGAGGGGGTCCAACGGCATGCAGTCGCTCCCGAACGCGAGGGGGACGCCCGCGTCGCGCAACGCCGCGTAGCGGTTCGTCTCCGTCCGCCTCTCGCCGAGTCGGGACTCGTATAGGCCGCCCTCCCGCGCCCACTTCAGGAAGTTCGGCTGGACGGAGGCGACGACGCCGAGTTCGGCGAAGCGTTCGACCGTCTCGTCGTCGGTCAGTTCCGCGTGTTCGACGCGGTGTCTCGACGCTTCGGGATCGTCGCACGCCTCGTAGGCGTCGAGGACCGCGTTCACGGCGGCGTCGCCGATGGCGTGGGCGGACATCTGCAACCCCGCCTCGTCCGCGCGTTCGACGATGGCCTCCAGTTCCCCGGGGGCGACGACCCACTGGCCCGTCTCCTCCGGCGCGTCGTCGTACGGTTCGGTGAGTTTCGCCGTCCGTCCGCCGAAACTGCCGTCGGTGAACGTCTTGACTGCCCCGACGCGGACCATCCCGTCGCCGTGGTTCGTCTTCAGGCCGAGGTCCACGAGGGAGTCGAGGTGGTCCGACCAGTAGTTGAGGCGCACGCGCAGGGTCAACTCGCCGTCGCGGTCCAACTCGCGGTACACCGCGGGCGCGTTGGACTTCCGAACCATGTCGTGGATGCCGGTCACGCCGCGTTCGTTCGCGTGCGCCTGCGCGGCCCGGACGAGTCGCTCCATCTCCGCCTCGTCGGGTTCTATCTCCCCGTACAGCACGTCCGCCGCCTCCTCGACGAGGACGCCCGTCAGGTCGCCGCCCTCGCGTCGCACGTCGCCGTCGGGCATCTCCGCCGCGTGCCTGTCGAGGACGACGCCGTTGACCGACGCGACGTGCATGTCCTCGCGGAAGGCCGCCACCGGTCGGTCCGCGGAGACGGCGTCCAAGTCGTCACGGGTGAGGTAGCGGTCGTCGTCCCACGTACTCTCGTCGTAGCCGAAGCCCAGAATCCACTCGTCGTCCGTCTCCGCGGCCCGCGCGCGGAGTCGTTCGACGCACTCCTCCGGTCCGGACGCCCCCGAGAGGTCGGCGTGGACGAGGGCGCGCCCGACCATCGGGAGGTGGGTGTGAGCGTCGACGAACCCGGGCAGGACGACGCGCCCGCCGAGTTCGACCGTCTCCGTCTCGGTGCCGACGAGGAACGAGATGTCGTAGGAACTGCCGAGGCGGACGATTCGCCCGTCGCGGACGGCCGCCGCCTCGTGCGTCTCGTCGGCGTCCGAAAGGGTATGGACCTCCCCGTCGAGGAGGACGAGGTCCGCGGCGTCTGTCATGTTCGAGGTGGCGACGGCCGCGGGCAAAACGGTTGGGATGGTCGGCGGCCGCTACCGGCCGGCGGAGCGTTCGTCGTCCACGTCGTCCACGTCGAACGTCCGCACGAACCGGTCGCGGACGTTCGTGACCGTCTCCGTCTCTCCTCGGCTCTCCTGTCCGTCGAAATCGTCGAGCGCGCGGACTATCTCGGTCGCCTCCGTCCGAGAGAGCTGAATCTCGTGGGTTCCGCCGTCGTCGTCGAAGATGTTCGAGAACACGTCGGAGATGTTGCGGTCACCGCCGCCGCCGGTCTGGCCCTCGTCGAAGTCGAACTCCCGTTGGAGGAGGCTCTCGACGTTGAGGACCCGTTCCTCCTCGCGCCGTCCGGTCGCTCTCGTCTCGTACTCCGAGAGCGCGTTGATCACTTCCCGCGCTTCGCCCTTGCTCAGTTCGATTCCCGTTGAGTTTGTGTCGTCCATGGTGGCCTCTCGGCGACAAATTTGGTTCGCGGGAGGGAAATCACGTTTGGCCCCGCCGGGGTCCGTTCGACGGGCCGCGGGCGGGGGACGCAGAATGGGTAACTGTTAGGGCGGCCGCCGGGAAACGAGGGGACATGACCGACGAGACGGATTCCGGGTCCGGGGACGCGGCGACGCTCGCGGAACGCGTCCGCGACGGCGAACTGCGACTGCACGAGTTAGAGGACCACGCCGACGCGGATACGGCGGCGGCGGCCCGTCGCCTCCTCGTCGAGGAGGACTCCGGCGCGTCACTCGACGCCGTCGGGGACTACGGCTTCCCCGCCGAGGCGGCGGACGCGAACATCGAGAACATGGTCGGCGCGGTGCAGGTTCCCCTCGGCGTCGCCGGTCCCGTCCACGTGAACGGCGGGGCGCTACAGGGCGAGCGATACCTCCCGCTTGCGACGACGGAAGGCGCTCTCTTGGCGAGCGTCAACCGCGGGTGTTCCGTCATCTCCGCCGCGGGCGGCGCGGCGGCGCGCGTCCTCAAGTCGGGGATGACCCGCGCGCCCGTCTTCCGCGTCGAGGACGTGGTGGAGGCGGAAGCCCTCGTCGAGTGGGTGCGCGATAACCGAAGCGCGTTGGCCGAGGCGGCCGAATCGACGACGAGTCACGGCGAACTGGAGGAGGTGACGCCGTACGTCGTCGGCAACTCCGTCTACCTGCGGTTCCGCTACGACACCAAGGACGCGATGGGGATGAACATGGCCACCATCGCCACCGAGGAGGCCTGCGCCGTCGTCGAAGAGGAGACGGCGGCCGAACTCGTCGCCCTCTCGGGGAACCTCTGTTCCGACAAGAAACCGGCCGCCATCAACGCCGTCGAGGGCCGCGGACGGACCGTCACCGCCGACGTGAAGGTTCCGCGCGAGGTGGTCGAGAGCCGACTCCACACGACGCCGGAGGCAGTCGCCGAACTGAACACGCGGAAGAACCTCGTCGGGTCGGCGAAGGCGGCGAGTCTCGGCTTCAACGCCCACGTCGCCAACGTCGTCGCCGCGATGTTCCTCGCGACGGGGCAGGACGAAGCGCAGGTCGTCGAGGGCGCAAACGCCATCACCACCGCCGAAGTCCGGGACGGGGACCTGTACGTCTCCGTCTCCTTGGCCAGCCTCGAAGTCGGCACCGTCGGCGGCGGGACGAAACTGCCGACGCAGGCCGAGGGACTGGACGTGCTCGGACTCCGCGGCGGCGGCGACCCGCCGGGGTCGAACGCGGACGCCCTCGCGGAGTGCATCGCGGTCGGTTCCTTGGCCGGTGAACTCTCTCTCCTCTCGGCTCTCGCCTCGCGGCACCTCTCCAGCGCTCACTCGGACTTGGGGCGCTGAGACCCGCTACAGTTCGCCGAGTCGCTCTCTCGTTTTTCGGTCCTCCGACGCCGCGGCGTCGGTTCCCGTTCCGGGGGTTCCCTCGTCGCCGGCCGTCGCGTCCTCCACCTCCAACAGTCGCTCGACGCGCCGGTCGAACTCCTCGTCGTCGAGTTCGCCGCGGGCGTACCGCGCCCGCAACTCGCTCACCGGGTCGTCGTCCGCGGCCGCCTCTCGGGCGTCTCTCGTCGGGTCCGCCTCCGGCGGGGCCGCCTCGGCCTGTTCGGCGACGCCGCGGGCGAGGTGGTACGACGCGAGGCAGAACGCGACGCCGAGGAGGAGGAAGACGAACGCGACGGGGTTGCCGACGTAGAGGTCCTCCGGGAGGAACCCGAGCCCCCAAATCGGCAACCCGCGCAGGGGGGTGCCGACCAGCAGCCTGCTTCCCCCCTCGAAGACGAGGGGGACGCCGAGGAGTGCGCTCCCGACGGCGTACGCCGTCCGAGTGGAGGGGTCTGACGGAACGTGTCGGTGGACCAACTCTCGCATACTCGAACGTCCCGGCTCGTGGATAATGTAGATTACTGGACGTTCGGCCGTCTCCGCGCCCCCGCTTCACGCCGACGCGCCGATGCCGAGTCGCTCCAACGGTCGCAGGAGGGCGACGGTGCCGACGAACAGCAAGCCGACGCCGACGGCGAGCGTCCGCGTTCCGGCCGCCGTCGCGGGGCCGACCGACGCGCCGACGGCGGTCAGAAGCCATCCGACGCCGGTCAGAGAGAGGCCGAGGCCCCGCCGACGCTGTCCGTGGACGACGGCCGCGGCGGCGAGAACGGTGTAGCCCGCGAGGAACGCTCCGCCCGCGGCGACGAGTCGCCCGCCCGCCACTGCGGCGATTGCGCCGACGAGAAACAGCGAGAGCACCGCTCCGCGGACGGTTCGTCCGGCGCGGGCGGCGGCGCGGGCGTCGCTCATACCGGCCTCTCGGCGGCGGGGGGAGCAAAACGTTTCGCTCTCGGTTTCACTTTCACTTCCGCCGCGCACCGTTGGCTCGCTTTTACCCCGTATCGGGCCGTCGTTCGATGCGCATCCGCTCGCGTCCCCCCGCGACGGGTGCGACCCCCTCGCCCATGTCCGAACGAATCTCCGCACCGGCGTCCGAGACGGCCACCGAGGGTCGCCCGTCACCCCCCGAGACCGCCTCTCGCGGCGCCGGTTCCGACGCTTCGTCCGACGGGGACGCCGACGCCGACGACTCCGCGGTCAGAACCGCCACGCGCCTCCTGCGCCTCCTGAAGGTGGCGCTCGGCGCGGTCGTCTCGTTTCTGACCGCGTTGAAGCTCCTCGGCTTCCTCTGAGTGCCCGACTCAGAGCAGTCGGTACCGCCCGCGCGACTCGGAGGCGTCGCCGCGCCGCACGAGGCGTTCGAGCACGTCCCGCGCCGTCTCGCCGTCGATACCGCGCTCTTCGGCGTAGGCGGCCACCTCCTCCTCCGTCGGCCGGTCGCCCTCCCGGAGGGCGTCTCGCACCACGTCGAGTCGGTTCGACGACCCGGTCTGGGACCCCTTCGACGCGCGTTCGCCCGCCTCGTCCACGGCGTCGGCGTCGAGGCCCGATCCTTCGAGGTACTCCCTGTCGTCGATGCCCGACTCCTCGACGAGTCGCTCCATGTCGGCGACGTGCGCCGTCTCCGCGAACGCCTCGCTGTCGCCGCGCTTCTTCGCCAAGAGGGCCGCCCGCGCCTGTCGGGCCGCCTGCCTGTCTTCCTCCTCGGCGAACCGGCGGAGTTTCTTCGCCCGGTGGGTCTTCCCGCACCGGGGGCAGTTCGCGGACTCCTGCGTGCGAGGGTCCGACAGGAGCCACATGTTCCCGCACTCGTTGCACCCGACGACGGCGTACATACCCCCGCTACCTCGTCTTCGGGTTTGAATGTTGCTTCGCGCCCGCGGCACCGCCCGGCCGGACGTTTATGGTCCGCGGGTGCGGCCCTCTCGCATGGAACGCGTCTCCGCAGACGACGCCGAGTCGGTCGAAGCCGTGCCGGACGTCGAACTCACGATGCTCGCGGGAGCCTCGCGCCTGAACGTTCAGCGGTTCCGAATCGGGGCCGGGGCGACGGTGCCGAGACACAGTCACGAACAGGAGCAGGTGGGGTACGTCACCGCCGGCGAGTTGGTCTTCCTCGTCGGCGACGAGGACGACCCGGAGGAGGTGGTCGTCGGCGAGGGCGACTCCTTCGCCTTCGAGTCCGAGGAACCCCACGCCGCCGAGAACCGCGGCGACGCGCCCGCCGAAGGGGTCGATATATTCAGTCCGCCGCGAACCGCGGCCGACTGGGGCGACTCCGGCGACGAGTAGTGGTCGCGTCCCTTCGGCGTCCGCGCCGTCGGGTCGGATAAAAAAGAGGAGAGTCGAATCGGACGGGTTCGCTTACGACAGCTTTTCGATGTTCTCGACGACCTTGTCGGCGAACTCGCTGGTGGCGAGCTTGTTGCCGCCTTCGATCTGGCGTTCGAGGTCGTACGTCACGTCGCCCGAGGAGATGGTCTCCTCGACGGCGTCGCGGATGAGCTGTCCGGCGTCCTTCCAACCCATGTACTCGAACATGAGGCGACCCGAGAGGATCATCGCCGTCGGGTTCACCTTGTCCTCGCCCGCGTACTTCGGCGCGGACCCGTGGACGGGTTCGGCGAGACAGAGGCCGTCGCCGAAGTTCGCGCCCGGCGCGATGCCGAGCCCGCCGATTTGGGCGCCCGCGGCGTCGGACATGTAGTCGCCGTTGAGGTTCATCGTGGCGATGACGTCGTACTGGTCCGTCCGGGTGAGGAGCTGCTGGAGCATGTTGTCCGCGATGCGGTCCTTGATGACGAGCTTGTCCTCCGGCTTCTCGCCGTCGTACTCCTCCCAGAGTTCGTCCTCGGTGATGGTGACGTCGCCGAACTCCTCTTCGGCGAGCTCGTAGCCCCAGTCGCGGAACGCGCCCTCGGTGAACTTCATGATGTTACCCTTGTGGACGAGGGTGACCGAGTCGCGGTCGTTTTCGAGGGCGTACTCGATGGACTGGCGGACGAGACGCTTCGTGCCGAACTCCGTGATGGGCTTGACGCCGATGCCGATGGGGCCGTCGTGCAGCTTGTCGCCGGCGTCCATCTCCTCGGAGAGGAACTCCTTGACCTGCTGGACGTCGTCTGTGCCGGCCTCCCACTCGATGCCGGCGTAGACGTCCTCGGTGTTCTCCCGGAAGAACACCATGTCCATCGCGGCGGGGTCCTTGACGGGCGAGGGGACGCCGTCGATGTGGTACGTCGGGCGGACGTTCGCGTAGAGGTCGAGCTTCTGGCGGAGCGCGACGTTGAGCGACCGGAAGCCGGAACCGACGGGCGTCGTGAGCGGGCCCTTGATGGCGATTCGGTGGTCCTTGATGGCCTGTACCGTGTCCTCGGGGAGGTTCTCGTCGTACTTCTCCCGTGCGGACTCGCCGGCGTATACGCGGAGCCACTCGACGGAGCGACCCGTCGCCTCGGCGGCCGCCTCGAGCACCTTCTGCGCGGCGGGACCGACGTCCGTGCCGATACCGTCGCCGTGGATAATGGGGATGATGGGGTTCTCCGGAACCTCCAGCTCACCGGTCTCCTCGTCGGCGAGCGTAATCTTCTCGCCTGCTTCGGGGGCCTCGATTTTATCGTAGCTCATGAACAATCCCCTATTTCCAGACCGGGCCTAAAGTGCTACCGTTATCGGCGCGAACGGCGGGAGACGGTACCGGACGGCCGGACGCGGCGAGGCCGGCCGTCGCCCCTTCGAGCCGTCGAGTCGAATCTCGAACGGTGTCGTCTCCGCGGTGCTCCGAACGTCCTCGTCGGGGG is a window of Halopelagius longus DNA encoding:
- a CDS encoding J domain-containing protein, with the protein product MDRDRLLIGLAAVFAGLTTLFVVLALAYQLFLFAVAVPFGVATYFLWYHASGRLEARTRTRARQRTAGERRANDASRGPGGFEGFGPGRRAASAGGTADGGRRTGGGRQRTVGPRPSNEPSEAEAYRTLGLDADATDDEVKRAYRNRVKEVHPDTDSGDEETFKRVNRAYERLSD
- the pyrF gene encoding orotidine-5'-phosphate decarboxylase — protein: MPQSFFDRLRDRIDRVDSVVSVGLDPDRSRIPDHLKEKDLPRWAFNRRIIDETHEHAACYKPNAAFYEDAEGWRSLRETIAYAHGKDVPVLLDAKRADIGNTTRKYAALLDEADAITVNPYMGRDSLQPFLDRSEKGVFILCRTSNPGGSDLQDLELSSGEAVYERVAALADLWNEHGNVGLVVGATAPEELESLREQVPDLPFLVPGIGAQGGDAEAAVEYGLADGVGLVNSSRGIIFAGEDAGESFAKASGQAARKLKMRLNRHREAAE
- a CDS encoding amidohydrolase, which codes for MTDAADLVLLDGEVHTLSDADETHEAAAVRDGRIVRLGSSYDISFLVGTETETVELGGRVVLPGFVDAHTHLPMVGRALVHADLSGASGPEECVERLRARAAETDDEWILGFGYDESTWDDDRYLTRDDLDAVSADRPVAAFREDMHVASVNGVVLDRHAAEMPDGDVRREGGDLTGVLVEEAADVLYGEIEPDEAEMERLVRAAQAHANERGVTGIHDMVRKSNAPAVYRELDRDGELTLRVRLNYWSDHLDSLVDLGLKTNHGDGMVRVGAVKTFTDGSFGGRTAKLTEPYDDAPEETGQWVVAPGELEAIVERADEAGLQMSAHAIGDAAVNAVLDAYEACDDPEASRHRVEHAELTDDETVERFAELGVVASVQPNFLKWAREGGLYESRLGERRTETNRYAALRDAGVPLAFGSDCMPLDPLLGVHHAVNAPDEDQRLGVTEALRAYTSGAAYAGFDEDRLGTVEPGKAADLVVLEESPWEHPNTLRDIDVAATVVGGRVVYDGLRDSTGDASEE
- the hmgA gene encoding hydroxymethylglutaryl-CoA reductase (NADPH), producing the protein MTDETDSGSGDAATLAERVRDGELRLHELEDHADADTAAAARRLLVEEDSGASLDAVGDYGFPAEAADANIENMVGAVQVPLGVAGPVHVNGGALQGERYLPLATTEGALLASVNRGCSVISAAGGAAARVLKSGMTRAPVFRVEDVVEAEALVEWVRDNRSALAEAAESTTSHGELEEVTPYVVGNSVYLRFRYDTKDAMGMNMATIATEEACAVVEEETAAELVALSGNLCSDKKPAAINAVEGRGRTVTADVKVPREVVESRLHTTPEAVAELNTRKNLVGSAKAASLGFNAHVANVVAAMFLATGQDEAQVVEGANAITTAEVRDGDLYVSVSLASLEVGTVGGGTKLPTQAEGLDVLGLRGGGDPPGSNADALAECIAVGSLAGELSLLSALASRHLSSAHSDLGR
- a CDS encoding SHOCT domain-containing protein, producing the protein MRELVHRHVPSDPSTRTAYAVGSALLGVPLVFEGGSRLLVGTPLRGLPIWGLGFLPEDLYVGNPVAFVFLLLGVAFCLASYHLARGVAEQAEAAPPEADPTRDAREAAADDDPVSELRARYARGELDDEEFDRRVERLLEVEDATAGDEGTPGTGTDAAASEDRKTRERLGEL
- a CDS encoding DUF5817 domain-containing protein; this translates as MYAVVGCNECGNMWLLSDPRTQESANCPRCGKTHRAKKLRRFAEEEDRQAARQARAALLAKKRGDSEAFAETAHVADMERLVEESGIDDREYLEGSGLDADAVDEAGERASKGSQTGSSNRLDVVRDALREGDRPTEEEVAAYAEERGIDGETARDVLERLVRRGDASESRGRYRLL
- a CDS encoding cupin domain-containing protein, with product MERVSADDAESVEAVPDVELTMLAGASRLNVQRFRIGAGATVPRHSHEQEQVGYVTAGELVFLVGDEDDPEEVVVGEGDSFAFESEEPHAAENRGDAPAEGVDIFSPPRTAADWGDSGDE
- the icd gene encoding isocitrate dehydrogenase (NADP(+)); this translates as MSYDKIEAPEAGEKITLADEETGELEVPENPIIPIIHGDGIGTDVGPAAQKVLEAAAEATGRSVEWLRVYAGESAREKYDENLPEDTVQAIKDHRIAIKGPLTTPVGSGFRSLNVALRQKLDLYANVRPTYHIDGVPSPVKDPAAMDMVFFRENTEDVYAGIEWEAGTDDVQQVKEFLSEEMDAGDKLHDGPIGIGVKPITEFGTKRLVRQSIEYALENDRDSVTLVHKGNIMKFTEGAFRDWGYELAEEEFGDVTITEDELWEEYDGEKPEDKLVIKDRIADNMLQQLLTRTDQYDVIATMNLNGDYMSDAAGAQIGGLGIAPGANFGDGLCLAEPVHGSAPKYAGEDKVNPTAMILSGRLMFEYMGWKDAGQLIRDAVEETISSGDVTYDLERQIEGGNKLATSEFADKVVENIEKLS